Proteins encoded together in one Catellatospora citrea window:
- a CDS encoding glycosyltransferase 87 family protein, whose amino-acid sequence MPARGVRSLPRLARSPRFIRDWRSPQWDRRTLVRVGIVAAICYAAWVTEQNFGRWYDFFDMKIYHGAVVWWSGGGELYEFIAPDTTLGFTYPPFAALLMLPMAALTPSAAGLFNMVFGLVALGMVLAALLIPVADRCGWPRWMTVAVALPLFAAIEPVRETLGFGQVNLLLFALIMADLVALRRGWRWAGIGVGIAMAIKLTPALFIVYFLVSKQWRAALTATLAGLAATAAAWVAVPHESALYWGSVIFQTERVGVADMTPNQSLAGLLSRLYDTATAPSPLWIAFALVLLAVGLTRAAAAHAEGDELIAFTLVGLTANVVSPISWTHHLVWVVPAVIALADQALRRRAAGRGLAARGRSTPGLREPIWFPALVGARHAGAAIALYLLFLISPIWPYEHQLPAVSHYADGLFGMLAENSLAIALIVLVAALPSRPGAEPAFGGAAPLRVPVARPAVVPARRGEPAPATAGAPTDH is encoded by the coding sequence ATGCCGGCACGCGGCGTGCGCAGTCTGCCCCGCCTCGCCAGGAGCCCCCGATTCATCCGTGACTGGAGATCCCCGCAGTGGGATCGTCGCACGCTCGTCCGGGTCGGCATCGTCGCCGCCATCTGCTACGCCGCCTGGGTGACGGAGCAGAACTTCGGACGGTGGTACGACTTCTTCGACATGAAGATCTATCACGGCGCGGTGGTGTGGTGGAGCGGCGGCGGCGAGCTGTACGAGTTCATCGCGCCCGACACGACGCTCGGGTTCACCTACCCGCCGTTCGCGGCGCTGCTGATGCTGCCCATGGCGGCGCTGACACCCTCCGCCGCGGGACTGTTCAACATGGTCTTCGGCCTGGTCGCGCTGGGCATGGTGCTCGCCGCGCTGCTGATCCCGGTCGCCGACCGGTGCGGCTGGCCGCGCTGGATGACCGTCGCGGTCGCGCTGCCGCTGTTCGCCGCCATCGAGCCGGTGCGTGAGACGCTCGGCTTCGGGCAGGTGAACCTGCTGCTGTTCGCGCTGATCATGGCGGACCTGGTGGCGCTGCGCCGCGGTTGGCGCTGGGCCGGCATCGGCGTCGGCATCGCCATGGCGATCAAGCTGACGCCCGCGCTGTTCATCGTGTACTTCCTGGTCAGCAAGCAGTGGCGGGCCGCGCTCACGGCCACGCTCGCCGGCCTGGCCGCCACCGCCGCCGCCTGGGTCGCCGTCCCGCACGAGTCCGCCCTGTACTGGGGGAGCGTGATCTTCCAGACGGAGCGGGTCGGCGTCGCGGACATGACGCCCAACCAGTCCCTGGCCGGGCTGCTGTCGCGGCTGTACGACACCGCGACCGCGCCCAGCCCGCTCTGGATCGCATTCGCGCTGGTGCTGCTCGCGGTCGGGCTGACCCGGGCCGCCGCGGCCCATGCCGAGGGCGACGAGCTGATCGCGTTCACCCTGGTCGGCCTGACCGCGAACGTGGTCAGTCCGATCTCCTGGACGCACCACCTGGTCTGGGTCGTGCCGGCCGTCATCGCGCTCGCCGACCAGGCGCTGCGCCGCCGGGCGGCCGGTCGCGGGCTCGCGGCACGCGGGCGGTCCACCCCGGGCCTGCGGGAGCCGATCTGGTTCCCGGCGCTGGTCGGCGCGCGGCACGCAGGTGCGGCGATCGCCCTCTACCTGCTGTTCCTGATCTCGCCGATCTGGCCGTACGAGCACCAGCTCCCGGCGGTGTCGCACTACGCCGACGGCCTGTTCGGCATGCTCGCCGAGAACTCGCTCGCCATCGCGCTCATCGTGCTGGTCGCGGCCCTGCCGTCGCGGCCCGGCGCCGAGCCGGCGTTCGGCGGTGCCGCGCCGCTGCGGGTGCCCGTCGCCCGCCCGGCCGTCGTCCCGGCCCGCCGCGGCGAACCGGCCCCGGCCACCGCGGGTGCGCCGACCGATCACTGA
- a CDS encoding DUF190 domain-containing protein, translated as MAGTTVNGLRLTILVGEGDRWRHRPMYTEIVHRAHAAGLAGASVLRGVEGFGTHSRIHTDRLLSLAEELPMMVVIVDAEERVRGFLPQLAELSLEGLVMLDPVEVVR; from the coding sequence ATGGCTGGTACGACGGTGAACGGCCTGCGGCTGACGATCCTGGTCGGCGAGGGCGACCGGTGGCGGCACCGCCCCATGTACACCGAGATCGTGCACCGGGCCCACGCGGCCGGGCTGGCCGGTGCGTCGGTGCTGCGCGGCGTCGAGGGGTTCGGCACCCATTCGCGCATCCACACCGACCGGCTGCTGTCGCTGGCCGAGGAGCTGCCCATGATGGTCGTCATCGTGGACGCGGAGGAACGGGTCCGCGGCTTCCTGCCGCAGCTCGCCGAACTCAGCCTGGAGGGCCTGGTCATGCTGGACCCGGTCGAGGTGGTGCGGTGA
- the dnaB gene encoding replicative DNA helicase, translating into MESGCEGGAVTSVGDGVRGQFTAVQAAPAAEQVPFEKTPPQDVAAEQCVLGGMMLSKDAIADVVEILRANDFYRPAHSTIFDAVLGLYGRGEPADAITVAAVLESAGDLARIGGAPYLHTLISTVPTAANASYYARIVSERAVLRRLVEAGTKIVQLGYGSAAGSGRDVDDVVDLAQQAIYDVTERRVSEDFAILADMIQPTLDEIEAVGAADGSMRGVPTGFSDLDRLLSGLQPGQLIIVAGRPGLGKSTASMDFARHAAVRADMASAIFSLEMSKTEIVMRLLSAEARVPLHVLRSGQLSDDDWTKLARCMGEISEAPIFVDDTPNMNLMEIRAKARRLKQRHNLKLIVVDYLQLMSSPKKTESRQQEVSELSRGLKLLAKEVECPVIAVSQLNRGPEQRTDKRPQLSDLRESGSIEQDADVVILLHRDDYYDKESPRAGEADFIVAKHRNGPTDTITVAAQLHFSRFVDMAI; encoded by the coding sequence CGAGCAGGTGCCCTTCGAGAAGACTCCCCCGCAGGACGTGGCCGCGGAGCAGTGCGTGCTCGGCGGCATGATGCTCTCCAAGGACGCCATCGCGGACGTGGTCGAGATCCTGCGGGCGAACGACTTCTACCGCCCCGCCCACTCCACCATCTTCGACGCCGTGCTCGGCCTCTACGGCCGCGGCGAGCCCGCCGACGCGATCACCGTCGCGGCGGTGCTGGAGAGCGCCGGCGACCTGGCCCGCATCGGCGGCGCGCCGTACCTGCACACGCTCATCTCGACGGTGCCGACCGCGGCCAACGCGTCCTACTACGCCCGCATCGTCAGCGAGCGCGCCGTGCTGCGCCGCCTGGTCGAGGCCGGCACGAAGATCGTGCAGCTGGGCTACGGCTCCGCGGCCGGCTCCGGCCGCGACGTCGACGACGTGGTGGACCTGGCCCAGCAGGCCATCTACGACGTGACCGAGCGCCGGGTCAGCGAGGACTTCGCGATCCTGGCGGACATGATCCAGCCGACGCTCGACGAGATCGAGGCCGTGGGCGCCGCCGACGGCAGCATGCGCGGCGTGCCGACCGGCTTCAGCGATCTGGACCGCCTGCTGAGCGGTCTGCAGCCGGGCCAGTTGATCATTGTTGCTGGAAGACCTGGTTTGGGCAAGTCGACGGCATCCATGGATTTTGCCCGTCATGCTGCGGTTCGAGCAGATATGGCCAGCGCCATCTTCTCGCTGGAAATGTCGAAGACCGAGATCGTGATGCGTCTGCTGTCGGCCGAGGCGCGGGTGCCGCTGCACGTGCTGCGCTCCGGGCAGCTGTCCGACGACGACTGGACCAAGCTCGCCCGCTGCATGGGTGAGATCTCCGAGGCGCCGATCTTCGTCGACGACACGCCGAACATGAACCTGATGGAGATCCGGGCCAAGGCGCGCCGCCTCAAGCAGCGGCACAACCTGAAGCTGATCGTCGTCGACTACCTCCAGCTGATGAGCTCGCCGAAGAAGACCGAGAGCCGCCAGCAGGAGGTCTCCGAGCTGTCGCGTGGCCTGAAGCTGCTGGCCAAGGAGGTCGAGTGCCCGGTGATCGCGGTCAGCCAGCTGAACCGTGGCCCCGAGCAGCGCACCGACAAGCGCCCGCAGCTGTCCGACCTGCGTGAGTCCGGCTCGATCGAGCAGGACGCCGACGTCGTGATCCTGCTGCACCGCGACGACTACTACGACAAGGAGTCGCCGCGCGCGGGCGAGGCCGACTTCATCGTGGCCAAGCACCGTAACGGACCCACGGACACCATCACCGTCGCCGCGCAGCTGCACTTCTCGCGCTTCGTGGACATGGCGATCTGA
- the crcB gene encoding fluoride efflux transporter CrcB, whose protein sequence is MRRQWDVLAVISAGGVLGALARYAVSQAWPPSPTGFPWGIFGVNVSGCLFIGVLMALVAHVWPGQRLLRPFLGTGVLGGYTTFSAYTVDIVRLADAGAVAVAAAYLVGTLLVALPAVYCGMVVTRWLVRR, encoded by the coding sequence GTGCGCAGGCAGTGGGACGTGCTCGCGGTGATCTCCGCGGGCGGCGTGCTCGGTGCGCTGGCCCGCTATGCGGTGAGCCAGGCCTGGCCGCCCTCCCCCACCGGGTTCCCGTGGGGCATCTTCGGCGTGAACGTCAGCGGCTGCCTGTTCATCGGGGTGCTGATGGCGCTGGTCGCGCACGTGTGGCCGGGGCAGCGGCTGCTACGTCCGTTCCTCGGCACCGGCGTGCTGGGCGGGTACACCACCTTCTCCGCCTATACCGTCGACATCGTGCGGTTGGCGGATGCCGGAGCGGTCGCGGTCGCGGCGGCGTACCTGGTGGGCACGCTGCTGGTCGCGCTGCCGGCGGTGTACTGCGGGATGGTGGTGACCAGATGGCTGGTACGACGGTGA
- a CDS encoding glycosyltransferase 87 family protein: protein MSSAPGRSWRRLDRAADGLAADLGLYALSALFAWLTIGSTLASHRAWGAVAVWGYAAAALAVLVQLAFRRRAATPVVRAAVTVGAWIAVVLVPLVGQAVERAGGMSGRAQEEVLVVEESARLLLDSGTPYLGRDGIAALPDPLLGYTPYQPGMSVFGLPRAVFGDAWWTDARIWFALVTAVVLALAAGLLRDGTAARDALLVRAVQAATVLPLCALTLATGGDDLPVLALCLLAFALAARDRFGWAGVAIGAAASMKLLAWPVALVLGVYALVRRAGGRYAVGAAGLPVLVLVPPLLVKPDAFVENVIRFPTGHGLVTSPAASPLLGYLIAQHVPGGRFVALTLLVLAGLAVGLWLLRRPPHDAGSAALTAATGLLAAIILMPATRFGYLLYPVALALWSLPLRPPPQVDHEPVARLDGVSEEQLHDHPGRS, encoded by the coding sequence GTGAGCAGCGCACCCGGTCGCAGTTGGCGCCGGCTCGACCGCGCCGCGGACGGCCTCGCCGCCGACCTGGGCCTGTACGCCCTGTCCGCGCTGTTCGCCTGGCTCACGATCGGCTCCACGCTCGCCTCGCACCGTGCCTGGGGGGCGGTCGCCGTCTGGGGTTACGCCGCCGCGGCCCTCGCGGTGCTCGTCCAGCTCGCGTTCCGCCGCCGGGCCGCCACGCCCGTCGTGCGCGCAGCGGTGACCGTCGGGGCCTGGATCGCGGTCGTGCTCGTGCCGCTCGTCGGGCAGGCCGTGGAGCGGGCAGGCGGGATGAGCGGGCGGGCGCAGGAGGAGGTGCTCGTCGTCGAGGAGTCGGCGCGGCTGCTGCTCGACAGCGGTACGCCGTATCTGGGGCGCGACGGCATCGCCGCGCTGCCGGACCCGCTGCTCGGATACACGCCGTACCAGCCGGGCATGTCGGTGTTCGGCCTGCCCCGCGCGGTCTTCGGCGACGCCTGGTGGACCGACGCCCGGATCTGGTTCGCGCTGGTCACCGCGGTCGTCCTGGCGCTCGCGGCGGGGCTGCTGCGCGACGGCACCGCAGCCCGCGACGCGCTGCTGGTGCGCGCCGTGCAGGCCGCGACCGTGCTGCCGCTGTGCGCGCTGACCCTGGCCACCGGCGGCGACGACCTGCCGGTGCTGGCGCTGTGCCTGCTGGCGTTCGCGCTCGCCGCCCGGGACCGGTTCGGCTGGGCAGGCGTCGCGATCGGCGCCGCGGCCTCCATGAAGCTGCTGGCCTGGCCCGTCGCGCTGGTGCTGGGCGTGTACGCCCTGGTCCGCAGGGCCGGCGGCCGCTACGCCGTGGGCGCGGCCGGGCTGCCGGTGCTGGTGCTGGTCCCGCCGCTGCTGGTGAAGCCGGACGCGTTCGTCGAGAACGTGATCCGCTTCCCGACCGGCCATGGCCTGGTCACCAGTCCTGCCGCATCACCCCTGCTCGGCTACCTGATCGCCCAGCATGTCCCGGGCGGACGGTTCGTCGCGCTGACGCTGCTCGTGCTCGCCGGTCTGGCCGTCGGCCTGTGGCTGCTGCGCCGACCGCCGCACGACGCCGGCTCGGCAGCCCTGACCGCCGCCACCGGCCTGCTCGCGGCCATCATCCTGATGCCCGCCACCCGCTTCGGCTACCTCCTCTACCCCGTCGCCCTCGCCCTCTGGTCCCTCCCCCTCCGCCCGCCCCCTCAAGTCGATCATGAACCTGTGGCACGGCTCGACGGCGTGTCGGAGGAACAACTTCATGATCACCCAGGGCGGAGTTGA
- a CDS encoding molybdopterin molybdotransferase MoeA — translation MTAPEDWVSARRAVHAAGWRAQLAPVTVPLAEADGLTLATALAPRSDLPAFPTSSVDGWALRGRGPWRVTGRVLAGSVPAPLSGDGVAVEIATGAMVPEGTEAILRVEHSTRSGDLVDGTPKSEQEWRVPGEEARAGEPLLPAGTPVTPAVIGLAASCGHDTLPVRPAPRAAMLVFGDELLTAGPPADGRIRDALGPSIPAYLRRLGVACEPAAAPIKDTLDAHVAAVRSALESGVDLVCTTGGTMHGPVDHLHPALAELGASYVVNTVAVRPGFPMLIAAVPQGGRTRFVAGLPGNPQSAVVALVSLVVPLLAGLAGRPEPVLPRVTLGEPVPGRGDYTHLALVRIDPVDGLARPVSHVGSAMLRGLAGARGFAVIPPGATGRAGDAVELVEVP, via the coding sequence ATGACCGCTCCTGAGGACTGGGTCTCGGCCCGCCGCGCGGTGCACGCCGCAGGCTGGCGGGCACAGCTCGCACCGGTCACCGTGCCGCTGGCCGAGGCCGACGGGCTGACCCTGGCCACTGCCCTGGCACCGCGCAGCGACCTGCCCGCCTTCCCCACGTCGAGCGTCGACGGCTGGGCACTGCGCGGTCGCGGCCCGTGGCGCGTCACCGGCCGGGTGCTGGCCGGCAGTGTGCCCGCGCCGCTGTCCGGCGACGGCGTCGCCGTCGAGATCGCCACCGGGGCCATGGTGCCCGAGGGCACGGAGGCGATCCTGCGGGTCGAGCACTCCACCCGCAGCGGTGACCTGGTCGACGGCACGCCGAAGAGCGAGCAGGAATGGCGGGTGCCGGGCGAGGAGGCCCGGGCCGGTGAGCCGCTGCTGCCCGCGGGCACGCCGGTCACCCCGGCGGTGATCGGTCTGGCCGCGTCCTGCGGCCATGACACGCTGCCGGTGCGCCCCGCGCCCCGGGCGGCGATGCTGGTCTTCGGCGACGAGCTGCTGACCGCCGGGCCGCCCGCCGACGGCCGCATCCGCGACGCGCTGGGCCCGTCCATCCCCGCCTACCTGCGGCGGCTGGGCGTGGCCTGCGAACCCGCCGCCGCACCGATCAAGGACACCCTGGACGCGCACGTCGCCGCGGTGCGGTCCGCGCTGGAGAGCGGCGTCGACCTGGTCTGCACCACCGGCGGCACCATGCACGGCCCCGTCGACCACCTGCACCCGGCCCTGGCCGAGCTGGGCGCGTCGTACGTCGTCAACACGGTGGCGGTGCGTCCCGGCTTCCCGATGCTGATCGCCGCGGTGCCGCAGGGCGGGCGCACCCGCTTCGTCGCCGGGCTGCCCGGCAACCCGCAGTCGGCCGTGGTGGCCCTGGTGTCGCTGGTCGTCCCGCTGCTGGCGGGCCTGGCCGGCCGGCCCGAGCCGGTGCTGCCGCGGGTCACCCTCGGCGAGCCGGTGCCCGGCCGGGGCGACTACACCCATCTCGCGCTGGTCCGGATCGACCCCGTCGACGGGCTCGCCCGGCCGGTGTCCCATGTGGGCTCGGCGATGCTGCGCGGCCTGGCCGGCGCGCGGGGGTTCGCCGTCATCCCGCCCGGCGCCACCGGCCGTGCCGGCGACGCCGTCGAACTGGTGGAGGTCCCGTGA
- the crcB gene encoding fluoride efflux transporter CrcB, translating into MTVLLVALGAAVGAPLRYLVDRAVQARHDAVFPWGTLTVNVAGSFVLGLLAGGALAGAVPGSVTALLGTGFCGALTTYSTFGYETVKLVETGSFGQAFTNVAVSVAAGLAAAATGYALTA; encoded by the coding sequence ATGACCGTCCTACTGGTGGCGCTCGGCGCGGCGGTCGGTGCGCCGCTGCGCTACCTGGTGGACCGGGCGGTGCAGGCGCGGCACGACGCGGTCTTCCCGTGGGGCACGCTGACCGTGAACGTGGCCGGTTCGTTCGTGCTCGGCCTGCTGGCCGGCGGCGCGCTGGCCGGGGCGGTGCCGGGCAGCGTGACGGCGCTGCTGGGCACCGGGTTCTGCGGCGCGCTGACGACCTACTCCACCTTCGGGTACGAGACGGTCAAGCTCGTCGAGACAGGCAGCTTCGGCCAGGCCTTCACCAACGTCGCCGTCAGCGTGGCAGCCGGGCTGGCCGCCGCCGCGACGGGATACGCCCTGACCGCCTGA
- a CDS encoding molybdenum cofactor biosynthesis protein MoaE yields the protein MNRVVLAELTTEPLDVAAHEAAVADARAGAVVSFSGVVRDHDHGRSVDTLTYESHPSAAEVLREVAQELADDPDVYAVAVSHRYGPLKIGDVALAAAVSTAHRAAAFTACARLVDLVKQRLPIWKHQTFTDGTDEWVNCP from the coding sequence GTGAACCGGGTCGTGCTGGCCGAGCTCACCACCGAGCCGCTGGACGTGGCCGCGCACGAGGCCGCGGTGGCGGACGCGCGGGCCGGGGCGGTGGTCAGCTTCTCGGGCGTGGTCCGCGACCACGATCACGGCCGGTCGGTGGACACGCTCACCTACGAGTCACACCCCAGCGCGGCCGAGGTGCTGCGCGAGGTGGCCCAGGAACTGGCCGACGACCCCGACGTCTACGCGGTGGCGGTGTCCCACCGGTACGGCCCGCTGAAGATCGGTGACGTCGCGCTCGCCGCCGCGGTCTCCACCGCGCACCGCGCGGCCGCCTTCACCGCCTGCGCCCGGCTGGTCGACCTGGTCAAGCAGCGCCTGCCCATCTGGAAGCACCAGACCTTCACCGACGGCACCGACGAGTGGGTCAACTGCCCGTGA
- a CDS encoding putative bifunctional diguanylate cyclase/phosphodiesterase: protein MTDQDVPSQQTDRQLRLLVGLVASVAGLVLAASIVAAALGTVTVDLVARTAVLSLLVALASLAKVHIRIGSNIQAAHWADAVLLVAVVLLPTPWAVLCAVAGTIGAKAVNPPKPMKFTFAVAKQTITCGLAALILLIGDPVGDDPLAHLDVLALAYGAAFLTDELMALPIIALASRTSVRDQFVTHLDLRIIAGVMRFAVAVLALAVLSQEPQLLIAIPAIVISLQLTYRGKLRARAERLAWQQLAEATDAMNVVQMETVLHTAVRNGARLFSADRVEVEVSLEGAQQLVRGTQSQITYHDAPDHAVVDERNTAIVPLVGDNDGERVGELRLCFQAPVALSEREQFTLRAFSGALCTAIRNATSYAQLEHLAGQHQHDATHDLLTGLPNRRRLQLETEDALDRRRGGRGVTALVVLDLNHFKDVNDALGHAAGDQVLIAVAQRLSAAAGQEALVTRLGGDEFAVLLRNLPAPALALYQAEHLLSTLHEPVDVDGMPLVVSASAGVATGPSESGFVELLRRADIAMYQAKRTGRSVAAYAPDNDTADRARLVVGGMLPRAVAEKEFILQFQPIVDLASGEPISAEALARWQHPDKGMVDPRSFLGSIERSGLLTAFTDAVLDQALAGAARWRELGCRWPVAVNISPRSLLDRRLPALVTRRLDDHGLPGDALVLELTESHTVSQLDIVDKVLAELAELGCMIALDDFGTGYSSLSVLSRVPAKELKIDRSFVTQMENTPSAAAVVRSHLELGRHLDLLVVAEGVERDSQRRMLWDLGCTAGQGHLFAKPMPIEEVIALISADDGPVRLAEPLHDPAAVVRMPAKRTPGRTARSSGTTGTTGTTGTTGGERV from the coding sequence GTGACCGATCAGGACGTACCTTCGCAGCAGACCGACCGGCAGCTCAGACTGCTCGTCGGTCTAGTTGCGTCGGTGGCCGGGCTGGTTCTCGCGGCATCGATCGTCGCCGCGGCGCTGGGCACCGTCACCGTCGACCTGGTCGCGCGGACCGCCGTCCTCTCCCTCCTCGTCGCCCTGGCCTCGCTGGCGAAGGTGCACATCCGGATCGGTTCCAACATCCAGGCGGCGCACTGGGCCGACGCCGTCCTGCTGGTCGCCGTCGTGCTGCTGCCCACGCCCTGGGCCGTGCTCTGCGCCGTGGCCGGCACCATCGGCGCGAAAGCCGTGAACCCGCCGAAGCCGATGAAGTTCACCTTCGCGGTCGCCAAGCAGACGATCACCTGTGGCCTGGCCGCACTGATCCTGCTGATCGGCGACCCGGTCGGCGACGACCCGCTCGCCCACCTCGATGTGCTGGCCCTCGCCTACGGCGCGGCCTTCCTCACCGACGAGCTGATGGCGCTGCCGATCATCGCGCTCGCCTCGCGCACCAGCGTGCGGGATCAGTTCGTCACCCACCTCGACCTGCGCATCATCGCGGGTGTGATGCGGTTCGCGGTCGCGGTGCTGGCCCTGGCGGTGCTCAGCCAGGAGCCGCAGCTGCTCATCGCCATCCCGGCGATCGTCATCAGCCTGCAGCTGACCTACCGCGGCAAGCTGCGCGCCCGCGCCGAGCGGCTGGCCTGGCAGCAGCTCGCCGAGGCCACCGACGCCATGAACGTGGTGCAGATGGAGACCGTGCTGCACACCGCCGTCCGCAACGGCGCGCGCCTGTTCTCGGCGGACCGGGTCGAGGTGGAGGTCTCACTCGAAGGCGCACAGCAGCTCGTCCGCGGCACCCAGAGTCAGATCACCTATCACGACGCCCCCGACCACGCCGTGGTCGACGAGCGCAACACCGCGATCGTGCCGCTGGTCGGGGACAACGACGGCGAGCGCGTCGGCGAGCTGCGGCTGTGCTTCCAGGCACCGGTGGCGCTGTCCGAGCGGGAGCAGTTCACGCTGCGGGCGTTCTCCGGCGCGCTGTGCACCGCGATCCGCAACGCCACCTCGTACGCCCAGCTTGAGCACCTGGCCGGGCAGCACCAGCACGACGCCACCCACGACCTGCTCACCGGGCTGCCCAACCGGCGGCGGCTGCAGCTGGAGACCGAGGACGCCCTCGACCGGCGGCGCGGCGGGCGCGGGGTGACCGCGTTGGTGGTGCTGGACCTCAACCACTTCAAGGACGTCAACGACGCCCTCGGCCACGCCGCGGGCGACCAGGTGCTGATCGCCGTGGCACAGCGGCTGTCCGCGGCCGCCGGGCAGGAGGCGCTGGTCACCCGGCTCGGCGGCGACGAGTTCGCGGTGCTGCTGCGGAACCTGCCCGCCCCCGCGCTCGCCCTCTACCAGGCCGAGCACCTGCTCTCCACGCTGCACGAACCGGTCGACGTCGACGGCATGCCGCTGGTCGTGTCGGCCAGCGCCGGGGTGGCCACCGGGCCCAGCGAGAGCGGCTTCGTGGAGCTGCTGCGCCGCGCCGACATCGCGATGTATCAGGCCAAGCGCACCGGGCGCTCGGTCGCCGCGTACGCCCCGGACAACGACACCGCCGACCGGGCCCGGCTCGTCGTCGGCGGCATGCTGCCGCGGGCGGTGGCCGAGAAGGAGTTCATCCTCCAGTTCCAGCCCATCGTCGACCTGGCCAGCGGCGAGCCGATCAGCGCCGAGGCGCTGGCCCGCTGGCAGCACCCGGACAAGGGCATGGTCGACCCGCGCAGCTTCCTCGGCTCCATCGAGCGGTCGGGCCTGCTCACCGCGTTCACCGACGCCGTGCTCGACCAGGCCCTGGCGGGCGCGGCGCGCTGGCGCGAGCTGGGCTGCCGGTGGCCGGTCGCGGTGAACATCTCGCCCCGCAGCCTGCTCGACCGCCGGCTGCCCGCCCTGGTCACCCGGCGGCTGGACGACCACGGCCTGCCCGGCGACGCGCTGGTGCTGGAGCTGACCGAGTCGCACACCGTCAGCCAGCTGGACATCGTGGACAAGGTGCTGGCCGAGCTGGCCGAGCTGGGCTGCATGATCGCGCTGGACGACTTCGGCACCGGATACTCCTCGCTGTCGGTGCTGTCCCGGGTGCCCGCGAAGGAACTGAAGATCGACCGCTCGTTCGTGACCCAGATGGAGAACACCCCCAGCGCCGCCGCCGTGGTCCGCTCTCACCTGGAACTCGGCCGCCACCTCGACCTGCTGGTGGTCGCCGAGGGCGTGGAGCGCGACAGCCAGCGGCGCATGCTCTGGGACCTGGGCTGCACCGCCGGGCAGGGGCACCTGTTCGCCAAGCCGATGCCGATCGAGGAGGTCATCGCCCTGATCAGCGCCGACGACGGCCCGGTCCGGCTGGCCGAACCGCTGCACGACCCGGCCGCGGTGGTGCGGATGCCGGCCAAGCGCACGCCCGGCCGGACCGCCCGGTCCTCCGGCACCACCGGCACGACCGGCACCACCGGCACGACCGGCGGCGAGCGGGTGTAA
- the moaCB gene encoding bifunctional molybdenum cofactor biosynthesis protein MoaC/MoaB, whose product MTHVDARGEARMVDVAGKEITLRVAVAAGRVVTTRDVLDLLRGQGMPKGDALGVARLAGIMAAKRTPDLIPLCHPIAIHGVTVDLTVTDDGVDIQATVRTADRTGVEMEALTSVAAAGLALIDMIKAVDPAASIDGVRVLRKEGGKTGLWERGAMPAVSPAAPASNTGAPKVSVIVASTRAATGVYEDRGGPLLADGLRAFGCEVGEVVVVPDGEPVRQALRAALAERPDAIVTTGGTGISPTDRTPDITRELVDYEVPGIADAVRGSGATPLAALSRGVTGVAGRTLVVNLPGSTGGVRDGLAVLAQVLPHAVEQLRGADHPASAGPGAQG is encoded by the coding sequence CTGACTCATGTGGATGCCCGAGGGGAAGCCCGCATGGTCGATGTCGCGGGCAAAGAGATCACGCTGCGTGTCGCCGTCGCGGCGGGGCGCGTGGTCACCACGCGTGACGTGCTTGATCTGCTGCGCGGGCAGGGCATGCCGAAGGGCGACGCACTCGGCGTGGCCCGGCTCGCCGGCATCATGGCCGCCAAGCGCACTCCCGATCTCATTCCGCTCTGCCATCCCATTGCCATCCACGGCGTCACCGTGGATCTCACCGTCACTGACGACGGTGTCGACATCCAGGCGACCGTCCGCACCGCTGACCGTACCGGTGTCGAGATGGAGGCTCTGACCAGCGTCGCCGCGGCCGGGCTGGCGCTCATCGACATGATCAAAGCCGTGGATCCCGCAGCATCGATCGACGGCGTGCGGGTGCTGCGCAAGGAGGGCGGCAAGACCGGCCTCTGGGAGCGCGGAGCCATGCCCGCGGTTTCCCCGGCGGCTCCCGCGTCAAACACCGGTGCGCCCAAGGTCAGCGTCATCGTCGCGTCGACCCGGGCGGCGACCGGGGTGTACGAGGACCGGGGCGGCCCGCTGCTCGCGGACGGGCTGCGCGCGTTCGGCTGCGAGGTGGGCGAGGTCGTGGTGGTGCCCGACGGCGAGCCGGTGCGCCAGGCGCTGCGGGCCGCCCTGGCTGAGCGGCCCGACGCGATCGTCACCACCGGCGGCACCGGCATCAGCCCGACCGACCGCACGCCCGACATCACCCGGGAACTCGTCGACTACGAGGTGCCCGGCATCGCCGACGCGGTGCGCGGCAGCGGCGCGACCCCGCTGGCGGCCCTGTCGCGCGGCGTCACCGGGGTGGCCGGGCGGACCCTCGTGGTCAACCTGCCCGGCTCGACCGGCGGGGTGCGCGACGGACTCGCCGTGCTGGCGCAGGTGCTGCCGCACGCCGTGGAACAGCTGCGCGGCGCGGACCATCCGGCGTCGGCCGGCCCCGGTGCGCAGGGCTAG